In the Silene latifolia isolate original U9 population chromosome 1, ASM4854445v1, whole genome shotgun sequence genome, CTTTTAGCAGGAGTTTGAGTAGGCAATGGAAGCTTGTGCTGCATCAGGTGCTGCAGTGACTCCGGTAACTCATGCTTATTCCATAACCTAAGTTGGACGCTAGTGACACACGAACAAATGATTATCAACCCCAAAATCACCCACCAGCAATTCGTCAATAACGAAAAACACCTAGACTTGCAGGCCTCTTGTGCATCATCACTATGTATCCTTGACCATACCAAATTCCCCTGCGCACAAGACACAACAAAAGATTATACACTGCCATATCTATTAGCAAAATGGCATGTTCGCCTTATCATCTGAAAACAAGAATTTTGAGTAAGTCTTTGTATCTACCAAATGTCGTAGATTAACTAATCAATCAaatggtgttagtccagtggtagccaggttaaaccttgaagcttgcagaaatgcagggggcgatgatcacttggccactacagcccccgaagggggtggcttacatggtccatgtggtggtgcgggaatgcatgggcccgggggattcaaccccctcgtcatcgaaaaaaaaaaaacaaattattgTATAAGAAACAGGCTAAACAGCATCTAGTTTCATTTAATTCATAACACTCACATGTTAGACAGTcacacgacattcacatatactccctccgtcctattCATTTGCTTACCTTTGACTAATataaaacgtaaataaatgacTGAAATCGAAAGAGTATCAAACATAAGTCAGAAATTCAAAAGGGATAGCCACAATTTATCAAAACTTCCAACATAAAAAGTATTAAACAAATTAAAATTACCTGGTCAGACAAAGCATGAAACTGGCTATTCTGGCTGCAATTAAATTGACTTAAAAGCACAGACTTGTGCTCCACACCAGAAACTCCATACAAAAACCAACTTATTCCAACAAAAACACCCACAAAACCCATCAGAAAAACACTGCCTTTCCATCTCAATTCACCCGGAAACCCATGCTTCTGTTGTTTGCTTTTTCTGAGCTTGAAATTAGCAGGAATTCTGCCATTACAGGAATTCTGACAGTGGTTGCAATTCAAAGACATTTTCACCAACACCATTCAAAATAAGATAactacaacaacattacccctaATGCCTCAATGGTTCCCGCAAATTGCCGGGTAAGAATCCAAATTAAGAtacttcaacaaaaaaaaaatcccaacaattttttttcctaaattTAAAGAAAAACTAAACAAAAACCAAAGATTATATGAGCAGAAAGAGCTGAAAATGGTGAGACTGTGAGAGCCCTATACAATATTAGTGGTCTACTCATAAGACAATATGTCAAACACACAGTTGCCTATCATGCAACTCTCTGATGAACCCATCAATGTGACCTTGAGAGGGTAAATAAACAATGAAAGCAATTGGTTGGTTACTCTTTCAAAGGTACTGTACACTGTACATTCCAGTCTTCACTCCTTTTTTTCCTAACCTCTGACAATATTAATGCAAATCAAATCTTTCTCACTTTGTCTTATTTAATTTCAGAGTCGTCTTAATTTAGAACGGTCTTAACTCAAATATGTACAAAATTAAGACACTCATTGTTTTTttgcttattttatttttgtttgtttgatgGGCAGAATTTGTTGGAGCAGTTTTGGAGCACACAATCATTCATTCCAACAACTCTTGCCGAAGACGGGtcagagcaagtgacgggtaatgtcactcacaaaacgaataggggggacaaggtggaggcaccccatgtgcttccctctctcttCTATTTGGGTCATCTGTGaaaggaaatggtatccgtcacttgaaagtgacggatacgtgtcgtcttcaatgagattttgtgcattCAAAATGGGAAAAAGGCAGCCTCCACATACAAGAATCAACAAAATTCCCACTTAATTCAACAGTAAAAAGATTTTATCTTTCTTTTTGGTTAATGAATTTGATTTGATGATAGAGATTTTGTGATATTCTTGTAAGAAAATCTACGACTCTTTCCCATGGAATATCTTCTTTGGAACAGTTGTAAAGAAATCTTGAGCATCAATAGTGATTATAAAAAAAGTGTTGACTGgctccctcaaaaaaaaaaaagtgttgacTGGCACTTCTACTTAggttttttaggtaaataatCACTCGAACAGAATAATTGAAGGTATAATTTAACTTAATTAGGAGATAGTAACACTACACAAATGCAAACATTGCTAAAATGACTCAACTTTTAACTTATTTGACTCGTTCTTTAATTACGAGTTTATCGCATCCGGCATAATTTACTGAGACAAGCCAGACAATTTCAAGAGACACTATCAAACAATTAGAAATCTCGGGAAAATCTTAAATGGGGCCAGATACCACAACTCTGTATGGTGATAGGCAGTGGAACACAAAAATGAGGAGAATCGGGAAGCTCAGGTTTTGAGATTATTTGCAAAGATGTGAGTGGGAAGCTCACATCATTGGCTAACGAAATGCTCACCATTCTTGTTAATTGTATCAAAAATAATTCAAATTTGGTACCCACACTAATTTAGCTtttgacggataccgtttcctctcacaaaatgtccATTGAGAGGTAAGTAAGAAGCACATGGGgtaccccaccttgtcccctctccctttttgtaagAGGTCACAAGCTTATGTGTCATACGTATTAACTTTAATCAACTTCCTCCTGATTTTGGTATTATGTGCTAAAAACTAATACATAAGCCACCCATGTCGGATTTatattgagcaatttggctcctTGTATAATTGAAATCCGAGAGAATCAGATTTGCTCGTTCTATGTTTCATAATGTAATCCAGTCGTTTCTGGGCAATAACTAAAGTTATGAATAGAAAGCGGTTATAGTGAAGAACCTCTTGAAACAGTCTCGTTCCTAGCTTTCCAAAGGCTTTGAATTTACGCGAAAGCCAAAAAGTATCAAGCAACAGTTGATCATTCGCGGTTTGTGCACCATTCGTTCTATCATAAGCAACTGAAGAGCAAACCTGCTAAAAGATGTTAGGCAACCTCTCACATTTCATATTACGGAAAAGTTTTACTCAAGCAGAGTCTATCCTTATTAAATGGTGAAAGCGAGAACATAAAAATAACAGAACTACAACACCCAAAAAGCTTTTAGCAATAGCCCGACTGATTGTGCATTATGCTCTGTTCATCTAGTTTCAGGTTTTCACCTATTAAATAAGCATAATTGACGAGAGAGGTAAGGAGTGAATATAACTAATCATCATTTCTGACTCTCGGCCCCAGCAGGCTCAACAATCTCGGCTTCCACTGTCTCCAGAATTTGTGGCTGGTGAACTGTTTGATCTGCCCACTTGTTAGCTAGAGCAGCACCCATCATCTCATATATCTTTCCACCTAGTTGTGCCGGGTTTTCAGGCTGCAGATGTAAAACGCAGCTCAGACAACATAAACAACAGCAAAACCCCTATAACAACCACATTTCAACCTAAAGACAGTGAACACATTTAATTTGGTAGTGAATTTGTGCCAAGAGCCTATGTTAACAAGACACGGGTACAAGTGTCTGATATATCGAACTCAAGATGACTCTTGAGATACAGCCACATGGGGACTCCCCCTAAAAATACGGATACGTCTtcaaaacaagaaaataaaaaactATAAATATTcaagaaattttaatatgaaacaGAGAGATGATGCAATACATCCCTAAGAGGCATTTTCTTTACTTTCGTCAAACCAACCCTTTTGTCACCGCTAGGGGAAGTGTCGCAGTTTTAAGTGTGTTAAGAATGGATGAGTCAATACAGCATCAACTCAAAAGAAAAAATTGCTATTGGGCAGAAAATGTTCACTACGGGTTCAGACCTTGAAGAAGAAAATATTATTTGTCTCCATGGAAATTAACAGTGTGTAGAACACTACAATCGTATGCTACACGTAATTAATTGACTTGAAAAGGAAATTTGGTCAATATATTAGAGCCCAAGGAAACACAATACTTGGTATCTAGGGGAGTGATTTAATTTTGAGTCAGCTACCATTAGTCTATACTCTATAGCTATAAAACAAGCTTGTAATAATCAAATGCCCAAAAGAGACTACTTACAGTAAAACCGCTGGATACTAATGCTGCATCATATAACAGATCAACAGCTCTAAGAGCCTCTTCATCTTCTGAGCCACACTTGGACGCAGCCTAaataatcaacaaaaacaacCGTCACTTTGTTGGAGATACTGAACACCAACGAAAAAAGGGAACAATAGGTAAAAGACATTACACACAGGCACACAGCCCTAGTAGATACTGCTGTCAATTAGACTAGTTCCACTGAAGGTTAATCCCCCATAAGACCTCACTggacttttttaaaaaaaaattgaaaggcTTGCTAAACCCATTGAGCTTCTTTTTACTTTGAAGTAACAATCAATCAATGCAATTCGAAGTGCAATTTCCAAAAtggtactccctctatttttttatatatgactttctcacatttcgagacactcctttctctcttcaatatctcttaaaatataagactaaatattatgatatgtatactcatataaaagagtttttcgtaaggaatttaatggtaccattttttatattttttgaacaaatatatttttgtaaatattaaagtcaaaggcttacctcgtaaatgtaaaacgtcatatataaaaaaatggagggagtatctcTTTATTGATAACAAAGGGGTGAGCAAAGTACGTCCCTGAAACCCCCTCCCTCCTGTCATCGACAGTAACTCTTTAGGAATCGAGGAGTTCTTGCTTAAATTTCTACAGAATGCAAAATATCGAAACTCACAAACCAAAATCTTGTGCACAAGCACCCGTCACTCAAAAACCTTCAAAGAGTGTGGAGTCTACAAGTCTTAGCACAAGTTATATTAATACTAAATAGCACCTAGTTTTTTGTGAATTATCAGGTTGTAACGTGATTATATACCTGAAGACTTCTAATAATAGGGTGCTCAGGATTTATCTCAAACACCCTCCTATTTTTCATGAATTCCAAAGCCGATAAATCACCAGCGTGCTGCGCCTTCATCAGCCTACAATTGCAAAACAAGATATgtattaagttattttaaaagAGGTTGTATGGCCCCCCGTACGATCTGCAAAGctaaggccaaagccaaagtgcCAAACCAAGTAAATTCAGTATATTAAACTAAAAGGATTCTCTACCTCTCCATATTCGCTGACCATCCGAATTTTCCTGACACAAGAACACATGGTGAAGAGCTCAACCGATTTGATATCTGGACGCTTGCAACTTTGTCGCCTAGCCGCTTTTTCATCCAGTCACAGGTGGTTTTAAATTCTTCCTTGATCTCATTTCCTTTTGCCTCATTTTCAATTCCTGCAACAAGTCAGAGGATGAGAAAACTTCCAGAAAGGCAACAAGGACAAACAAAGTTACTCGGTCTTGGACTATTGTATGAAAAACCTTGTATGTTTGGCTATATATTTGTCTGTCAAATCTTGGTACGAAAGGAAAAATGAGGATACGAGTAACATAAGGGATAAAGAACCCACCTAGATCAAGATCTTCTTTGCTAATGTCAACAAAGTTCTTCTCCTTGTAAGATTTCAGATTCTGGACAGCAACCTCATCAATGGGATCAACTAAAAAGAGGACCTacacaacaaaaacaaaatgtCATGAGATATGTAACCTCCCTTTGAGGTCCTACCTTTTCTAATACTGAAGGGCAACAGTAGGATTAAATAAAAGCAGAGGGAATCAAACCAAACAGAAATGAGAAAGAGTCATACTTCAAGATCCTTCTCCAAAAGCTTTTCCAGGAATGGTGTATTCTTTGCGCTTGACACACTATCAGCAGCAATGTAATAGATATCTTTCTGGTCAGCCTTCATATTTTCTACATACTCATCTAAGCTTATCATTTCATTCTCACTTTGAGATGAAAAAAATCTCAAGAGAGGTGCTAGATGCTTATGGTTTTGAGGATCCTCAATGCAGCCTAACTTTAGGTGTTTACCAAAGTTCTCCCAGAAAGCCTCATAGTCCTACAGCCCAGAACATAAGTAAATCCATTAGTGAAAAAAGAATCAGAAGCAACGCACTAACCAGTAGTGGACTAAAAATGAACAGCTTTGGCAAAATGCCGAACACGTCCATGCCCCAATATGCACTATGTACTTATGTAGCACTACCGCCACACCATTTCAGAAAAGTCAGAAATTtcagtattattaaggtaatatttacTTACATCTCTGTTGTCACTCATAGATATGCCAAGGATCATGTCAAAGGCCTTCTTGACCAATCTTTTCCTCATAACTCTTACCTGTAACCAATAAAAGAGATGATGAGGAAAGTGAAATCTGAACATATAAGATAATAAAAGAGCTTAGCAAACTGACTTACAATTCTACTTTCTTGAAGGATCTCTCGTGAAACATTCAGCGGAAGATCATTGGAATCCACAACACCCTTAACAAAGCTCAAATACCGAGGAAACTAGAATGATACCAAGATAAGAAAAATATGATCAATAACTCACAAGGGCCAAGGCAAATAAATAAATTAGGTATCTAAGTACAATTCTTACCAATTCCCCATCGAAGTCATCCGAAATGAAAACACGCTTGACGTATAGTCTTATATTCTTGGTCTTAAAGTTCATCAAGTCACCTTTACCTTGAGGCGCCGCAGGCGGGACATACAAGATAGACCTAAACTCGACTTCACCCTGTCATACAAATATTAGAGCATCCTAAGTACTGCAGAGATTAAAACAGGATCGCATAATGAACACGATATATACAAGAAACTAGAGCAACAACGAAAACATAGTTTGGGCATCCATATCTTGACAAAAGTAATCGTGAAGATAACCGTTCTCACCTCAGTAGTGAAATGTGATGAAGCTAGAGGGTTTAGATATTCATTGAAGGCCTTCCTGTAAAACTCGTTATATTCTTCGGTGGTAACTTCTTTAGGATTCCGAAGCTGCATATAATAGAATTAAAATTGGATTTTCCAACGTAAATGAACAACATAGACCACCATTTCAAACAAAACAGGTTCTCACCCATATTGGCTGAGTTTCATTTGTCTGTTCCCATTCCCAATACTTCTCAATCACCTTCTTGGTCTTCTTTTTCTGTGTTAGTAAAATAgaaaaaacaatttgaaaacgaTTTCAAAAAAGCTCATCCAAACATATTAGAATACACAATTAATATTTCACATAGTACCTCTGTTTGTTCTCCAGCATCATCCTTTGCTTCAGCTGGGTCTTCATCAACTTCAACCTGGAACACAATACGCATAATTTGTTTTCATAGACTACAAAGAGAAAGCATCTAACAATGACAATGACAAACCCCAATTTTCAATTGACAATTGATGTGTATAAGCTGAGTACCTCCTTGGTATGGCCCTTCTCCTGCCAAGTGTATATAGGAAATGATACAAATTGTGAATAGTTCTTCACAAGCTTTTCAACCTTCTCTGGATGTGCAAAACCTTTATCATCACGCTGAAATTGACAAAAAGAACATAGATGTTAGTGACATTGACAACATATTCAAGATAGTGTAGAGAAGTAGGAGAAAACAATTCTATGATACCACAACCAACCTTGAGATACAAAGTAATTTTAGTCCCTCTAGGCAAAAGTTTTTCTGGGTCTGTCTCTTCTCTTATTGTATATGTACTGGAATTAGCTTCACCTTCCCAGACAAGCTGTTTATCAGATCTAGGACTCTTCGTTGCAACAGCCACCTTCAAACATGAATTAATAGTCAAATGAAAAGTACAATCAAAGGTATAACGATGTTAAGTTTTACAAAAAGTATTTAACCAAATATACTTGTGTGTGAGTACCTTGTCAGAAACTAGAAATGCCGAGTAGAAACCAACACCAAATTGACCAATCAGATTGCTTTCGCCCCCGCTTTCTTTGCTATCCTGGAAAATCAAGACTTATGTTATATATAAACTAACAAATTACACAAAGTCAAAGTGAACtgcaaaaacacaaaacaaatcaAACCTTCAATGCCTTAAGAAACTTAGCAGTCCCACTCTGTGCAATAGTTCCAAGACAATCTACAAGTTCTTGACGAGTCATGCCAATACCAGAATCACTGCATAAAAAGCAGATATAATCTctcttgccaaaaaaaaaaaaaagtataaaaaGTGGTCTATTAGTCAATATAAAGAATCTTTAGAAGTCACATACGTGATTGTTATGGTGCCATTATCTTTGTCTGTCTGGATCCGAATATCGAGATCAACTGAATCTTTTAACAGCTCCGGTTGTGTTACACTAAGAAACCGCAACTTATCAAGAGCATCACTTGCATTGCTGGAgcacaaataaaaaaaatgattgcCATCAGATAAAGGTATCGAACAGTAGGTAATTACTGCAAAATTAGTGGATGTCATTAGCCGTTATCAACTTGCTGCACCTAAAACAAATTGATCAAACTCTCGCCAATCCTCTGAAGTTGCAACGGGGCTCATACAGAAAAACAAAAAACTGAAATAGTGCTTGGTTTAGTATTATACAACTGGTATTGTTGTTCAGATAAGGAAATAAAATTACTACTGACAACCAGTCTGAAATCCAACAGAACAAAAGTAAATCTAAATATGAGAAGAAACTAATTGAATAAAACATCGCCATGATGTCGACTAGTTTAAGGTCTATTAGGGGACCAATAGTTCATTTCAAATTTAGAAGAAGACAAAAATCTACATGCCAGATGATCCAGTTTTGAATTTAGATTGGGGCAGGTACAAGGCACACCCAAAGAACTTCAGAATGCTGGAATCAAACACCTATTTTGTAGGTGTGGTAAAATAATAATCTGATGAATGCATACAATCATTTTCTGTTTTCGGGCAAGCCTCTATGCTTAGTCTGCCTGATACTTTGCCGTTACAGAATACGATTTCCGTGAATGCTCTCATCATggcaaaaaaaattaaataaaaaagggTTATTTTGAAACTTTTGTAAGTATAGAACTCTCACACTGCCTTCCTAATTCCCTCCCTCAACCTCTTTTCTCTCCTCTACTTCAATATCAGCAGTTCAGCACCCAACATCGAACATGACAAAAATATTTTTTTCAACTTGCACATGAAATTATGTAAAACTTATGAAGAACGGAGTCCAGAATTGGATTTGTTTTTCTCCTACGCAGTACACAACATTAGAATCTGGATACTACTACCCCGAACTAAAGTGGATATCAGGTGTAATCTCGTAAAAGATATATTCAATCGAACCAAGTACACAAACACTACATTGATGATGTTTTCATCACAATTATTAATAAAATCTACAACACATCAAATATTCAATACTAAGCAAGACAGAACTCATTACAGCATTCAGTGTGTGAagaaaatcaaacaaataaactGAGAACACAAATAAGATAACATGAAGAGACGCGGCAGAATTCAAAAAGAAAATCAATCATTGAAGTTTTTGCAAAACATAGGAGGCGCCTTTCATCAAATAAATCACATAACTATTGCTTAATAAATATCTAATCCCTGACACAGCATATGCAAAAGAGAAATTAAAAAATGAGAACTTATCGCTTAATAAATATCTAATCCCTGCCACAGCATATGCAAAAGAGAAATTAAAAAATGAGAATGTCATCCTAATGATATGCGAACTTAACAAAGAAACACACCTGATAAGTTCCCTAAGGAACACCTCTTTGTTGCTGTAGAGGCTATTGACAATAAGGTCCATGAGTCGGCTAACCTataaaacaacacaaaaacgATAGATAAGCACGACAAGTAATCACACTATACCACTACACAACTAATGTAAATCCAATTATTCAAAAGCCAAGACAAACCTCTGCTTGGTACTCGTATTTCTCAGCTGGTGCACCAGATTCAGATGAATCAGACGCTGCTGCCGTAGATTCATATCTACGGGCCACAGAGAAGCCATTCTTCAAGCTGAAATGTGCATCAGGTTTCCCAGGTTTGCAGATACTACAGTTCCCACAGTTGCACTTGTGTGATATTACTGAAGAGTACCATCTAGAACCTGGTTTGACTTCAGCAGCCTGTCGTAATGAAAATAACACAGTTAAGACACCATCAAGTCGCATCGACAATAAACAAGAGCTAGTTTATGTGACCCTTGTAAACTCGAACCACATTTCGTAATGACATAATGATATTCACATATTAAACAACGCCAACAATCTCAAAACCAACAGTTGTCCAATTTATAGTAATAAGACCGCCCAAACAAGAATTTATCGGCATTTATGGTGCAGAATAGTTCTCAATTTAATTGGCGACAAAAAGTTCAAAGACAACTTTTGCGTAAACCGCAAATTTtcccttgtgacggtcacaatttGCAACGGgcaaatgtgaccactttttgaTTAAATGTAACCAATCAAGTACTGTTCATAAAATGTTACCTataaaaaatggtcacattttctcataaaatggtcacatttggcCCGTCGCAAATGTGAAAAGTGTTTGTGACGGAATAGTaccgtcacaagggagaattTGCGTAAACATAGAAACTCTTGATATCTCTACCTAGTTCTGAAATTGTTCCGAAATATgtcttactcgatggccttctatgacgggtttgggcatcgatgtgctggagtgacgggtacacggagaaggccatcgagtaagacccactTTTTGCGTAAACATAGAAACTCTTGATATCTCTACCTAGTTCTGAAATTGTTCCGAAATATAACAAAGACGAAATACTATTATATGCCCAGTCAAATTTTAATTAAAGAATTTAATTCCGTGTCAATCACATGTTTACTttcaaaggtaaacaaacgatTGAGACAACGAAAATGCTAGATTTCAATGATAACAAACGAATGAAATTCTCTATTCAATACGGCATTCGGAGTATTCAGATCATTTCAAAAAACAAACGCAAATCCAAAAGAAAATACTGATGAGCAAATAAATAGGGCTTTTCACACAAATTCATAAACcctagaaaaaaaaattaaactctAGATGAACAACAATACCAAAAAAAACACAAACTATGCAACAAAATTTTGTTTAAGCAAGAGAGGGAAAGTAAGAGAAATTACGGAAGAGTTGGCGGCACCGGCAACGGCGAGGGCGTTGCGGTGGTGGGAACCGCCACGGTAGCGGAGAATTGAAGAGAGAGAGGAACGGGAAACCCTGTGCATTGTTGAATTAGGTGAGAAAGTTTTGAGATGGTAATTGATTTGATTGAATTTGGAGGAGTTAAGACTTAAGAGGAAGGGGAAAATGAGGGTTTTAGTAGGGTTTTTTAGGTGAAGAGAGAATTGGTGTTTGTTTCTCTAATTTATGGGATCCGGAAGTTTCTGGAAACAAACTCTATCCTTTTATTCTCTTTTCTTTAACGCAAGTTTTTTGGGTCCGGCTTAAAGCATCGCAAACGGATTAAGTGACTTCGGCCCTATTTTTTTAGCCTTTATTTCAGTTCTCATGAGTTCGATACAAGTTAGTTTAGATTtatcacaaattttcatttacGACGGCATTGCGACGGATCGAATACATACCAAATCAGAAGGAAATGGGGCAGATTATTGTGCAACTTGGCTTAGTTAGAAAAAGGGAGTAGTGAGCTAGTGTTTTACAATTGTACTATTGAACAATATTTAATTCAACTAATTTTCTAGCACTTGTAAGTCACCTCCTATCTACCATCATACATTTTCACACACCATTTCAtctttattcaaaaaaaaaaactctccatAGTCATcttcatccaaaaaaaaaaactacattaAAACTCTAACAAAAAACCATAAACATGTCATCTAAGTAAGCTCTGAGAAAGCGAGCGAAATTAATATAAACATTGGCATGTTCATCTTCATCCAACAAACTAAAAAAACAAACTATTTTCAAAACCTATCAAAAAAACCATAAATATATCATCTTTATAAAAGAAGGAAGCAAGATCAAAGAAAGAGGAGAGATTAAGATAAGCATTGGGTTGAAATGTTTACATTTAATAATATGTATGTTGAAATTTGAAGGTAAACATTGAGTTTGctttatattttttatttatactactaatattattattgagATTCATATATAAAAATATTGTTTTCATTTCATcaaatttgattttttatttattttgtaattttttttggttaaattaATGTTGAATGCATTTTGTTTTCGTATATATtagattaattaatttagttgatggTGATGATGTATGTGGAAAACAATATTTTGTATCCATTTTGTTAAAATATTTCCTTATTAAATGATAAAACCGATAACAAAATCATGACAACATATATGATAAAATCATTACAAATTATTCACAACAACACCGCTAATATATGAGTGCAATATAATAACTTATTTATGCAATATGTTACCATTTGTAATTATTATgaacattaatatgatatttacgATTAGTCT is a window encoding:
- the LOC141596405 gene encoding heat shock protein 90-6, mitochondrial, encoding MHRVSRSSLSSILRYRGGSHHRNALAVAGAANSSAAEVKPGSRWYSSVISHKCNCGNCSICKPGKPDAHFSLKNGFSVARRYESTAAASDSSESGAPAEKYEYQAEVSRLMDLIVNSLYSNKEVFLRELISNASDALDKLRFLSVTQPELLKDSVDLDIRIQTDKDNGTITITDSGIGMTRQELVDCLGTIAQSGTAKFLKALKDSKESGGESNLIGQFGVGFYSAFLVSDKVAVATKSPRSDKQLVWEGEANSSTYTIREETDPEKLLPRGTKITLYLKRDDKGFAHPEKVEKLVKNYSQFVSFPIYTWQEKGHTKEVEVDEDPAEAKDDAGEQTEKKKTKKVIEKYWEWEQTNETQPIWLRNPKEVTTEEYNEFYRKAFNEYLNPLASSHFTTEGEVEFRSILYVPPAAPQGKGDLMNFKTKNIRLYVKRVFISDDFDGELFPRYLSFVKGVVDSNDLPLNVSREILQESRIVRVMRKRLVKKAFDMILGISMSDNRDDYEAFWENFGKHLKLGCIEDPQNHKHLAPLLRFFSSQSENEMISLDEYVENMKADQKDIYYIAADSVSSAKNTPFLEKLLEKDLEVLFLVDPIDEVAVQNLKSYKEKNFVDISKEDLDLGIENEAKGNEIKEEFKTTCDWMKKRLGDKVASVQISNRLSSSPCVLVSGKFGWSANMERLMKAQHAGDLSALEFMKNRRVFEINPEHPIIRSLQAASKCGSEDEEALRAVDLLYDAALVSSGFTPENPAQLGGKIYEMMGAALANKWADQTVHQPQILETVEAEIVEPAGAESQK